From the genome of Helicobacter pylori, one region includes:
- a CDS encoding cytochrome c oxidase, cbb3-type, CcoQ subunit: protein MDLESLRGFAYAFFTILFTLFLYAYIFSMYKKQKKGIVDYERYGYLALNDALEDELIEPRHKKVHDNGIKES, encoded by the coding sequence ATGGATTTAGAAAGTTTGAGAGGTTTTGCGTATGCGTTTTTCACTATTCTTTTTACACTCTTTTTATACGCTTATATTTTTAGCATGTATAAAAAGCAAAAAAAGGGTATCGTGGATTATGAGCGATACGGATACTTAGCGTTAAATGATGCTTTAGAAGATGAGTTGATTGAACCGCGCCATAAAAAAGTTCATGATAATGGCATAAAGGAAAGTTGA
- the ccoP gene encoding cytochrome-c oxidase, cbb3-type subunit III: MDFLNDHINVFGLIAALVILVLTIYESSSLIKEMRDSKSQGELMENGHLIDGIGEFANNVPVGWIASFMCTIVWAFWYFFFGYPLNSFSQIGQYNEEVKAHNQKFEAKWKHLGQKELVDMGQGIFLVHCSQCHGVTAEGLHGSAQNLVRWGKEEGIVDTIKHGSKGMDYLAGEMPAMELDEKDAKAIASYVMAEISSVKKTKNPQLIDKGKELFESMGCTGCHGNDGKGLQENQVFAADLTAYGTENFLRNILTHGKKGNIGHMPSFKYKNFSDLQVKALAEFIQSLKPLED; encoded by the coding sequence ATGGATTTTTTAAACGACCATATAAATGTTTTTGGCTTGATTGCAGCGCTTGTGATTTTAGTTTTAACCATCTATGAATCCAGCTCGCTCATTAAAGAAATGCGCGACAGCAAATCCCAAGGGGAGCTCATGGAAAACGGGCATTTGATTGATGGGATAGGGGAGTTCGCTAATAATGTGCCAGTAGGCTGGATCGCAAGTTTTATGTGCACGATTGTGTGGGCTTTTTGGTATTTTTTCTTTGGGTATCCGCTGAATAGCTTTTCTCAAATCGGGCAATATAATGAAGAGGTTAAAGCGCACAACCAAAAATTTGAAGCCAAATGGAAGCATTTGGGCCAAAAGGAATTGGTGGATATGGGTCAAGGCATCTTTTTAGTCCATTGTTCGCAATGCCATGGCGTCACCGCTGAGGGTTTGCATGGGAGTGCTCAAAATCTGGTGCGCTGGGGTAAAGAAGAAGGCATTGTGGACACCATTAAGCATGGCTCTAAAGGCATGGATTATCTCGCTGGGGAAATGCCCGCTATGGAATTAGACGAAAAAGACGCTAAAGCGATTGCGAGCTATGTGATGGCAGAAATTTCTAGCGTTAAAAAGACGAAAAACCCTCAACTCATTGATAAAGGCAAGGAGCTGTTTGAAAGCATGGGTTGCACAGGCTGTCATGGCAATGATGGTAAGGGCTTGCAAGAAAATCAAGTGTTTGCAGCCGATTTGACCGCTTACGGCACAGAGAATTTTTTAAGAAATATCTTAACGCATGGCAAAAAGGGCAATATAGGGCATATGCCGTCATTCAAGTATAAAAACTTTAGCGATTTGCAAGTTAAAGCGTTAGCCGAATTTATCCAATCGCTAAAACCCTTAGAAGATTAA
- a CDS encoding DUF4006 family protein gives MKFLNGLAGNLLIVVILLCVAVFFALKAIHIQKEQATNYYRYKDINALETKNTQNRANYELVNQGSKK, from the coding sequence ATGAAATTTTTAAACGGATTAGCAGGGAATTTACTGATTGTGGTTATTTTATTGTGTGTGGCCGTTTTTTTTGCACTCAAAGCGATCCATATCCAAAAAGAGCAAGCCACCAATTATTACCGCTATAAGGATATTAACGCTTTAGAGACAAAAAACACCCAAAACCGGGCTAATTATGAATTAGTCAATCAAGGGAGTAAAAAATGA
- a CDS encoding menaquinone biosynthesis family protein produces the protein MISVAHSPDADDIFMYYAIKFGWIDCPIKNKTFHNIALDIETLNQEALKNTYDVSAISFGLYPKIANDYALLPTATSFGNGYGPKLVKKKGVKLKKDFRVALSGEHTTNALLFKIYYKHARTAYMNFLDIEKAVLEEKVHAGVLIHENILDFHNELEVEKELWDVWQELTQSDLPLPLGGMAIRRSIPLYRAILIKKALIKAVEVALKHQNLLSGMLLERSLIRVNIERLQTYLSLYANETSTRLSEIQILAIDKLFELGYQHGFYASLLKTKDCLLTDEYLQYRFS, from the coding sequence TTGATTAGTGTCGCTCATAGCCCTGATGCTGATGATATTTTCATGTATTATGCGATTAAGTTTGGCTGGATAGATTGCCCCATTAAAAATAAAACATTCCACAATATTGCCCTTGATATTGAAACCCTAAACCAAGAAGCCCTAAAAAACACTTACGATGTGAGCGCAATCAGCTTTGGGCTATACCCTAAAATTGCGAACGATTACGCCTTGCTCCCCACAGCGACTAGCTTTGGGAATGGCTATGGGCCTAAATTAGTGAAAAAAAAGGGCGTGAAATTGAAAAAAGATTTTAGAGTTGCATTAAGCGGGGAGCACACCACAAATGCTCTCTTGTTTAAGATCTATTACAAACATGCGCGCACCGCTTACATGAATTTTTTAGATATTGAAAAAGCGGTTTTGGAAGAAAAAGTGCATGCGGGCGTGCTCATCCATGAAAATATCTTAGATTTCCATAATGAATTAGAAGTGGAAAAAGAATTGTGGGATGTTTGGCAAGAACTGACCCAAAGCGATTTACCCTTGCCTTTAGGGGGCATGGCGATTAGGCGCTCTATCCCCTTGTATCGCGCGATTTTGATTAAAAAGGCTTTGATTAAAGCGGTTGAAGTCGCTTTAAAACACCAAAATTTGCTCTCTGGCATGCTGTTAGAACGCTCGCTCATTCGTGTCAATATAGAGCGCTTACAAACTTATTTAAGCTTGTATGCGAATGAAACTTCAACGCGCTTAAGCGAGATTCAAATTCTCGCAATAGACAAGCTTTTTGAATTAGGCTATCAGCATGGGTTTTATGCCAGTTTGTTAAAGACTAAAGATTGCTTGCTCACTGATGAATATTTGCAATACCGCTTTTCTTAA
- the recA gene encoding recombinase RecA, whose translation MAIDEDKQKAISLAIKQIDKVFGKGALVRLGDKQVEKIDAISTGSLGLDLALGIGGVPKGRIIEIYGPESSGKTTLSLHIIAECQKNGGVCAFIDAEHALDVHYAKRLGVDTENLLVSQPDTGEQALEILETITRSGGIDLVVVDSVAALTPKAEIDGDMGDQHVGLQARLMSHALRKITGVLHKMNTTLIFINQIRMKIGMMGYGSPETTTGGNALKFYASVRIDIRRIAALKQNEQHIGNRAKAKVVKNKVAPPFREAEFDIMFGEGISKEGEIIDYGVKLDIVDKSGAWLSYQDKKLGQGRENAKALLKEDKALANEITLKIKESIGSNEEIMPLPDEPLEEME comes from the coding sequence ATGGCAATAGATGAAGACAAACAAAAAGCGATTTCTTTAGCAATCAAACAAATTGATAAGGTTTTTGGCAAGGGGGCGTTGGTGCGCCTTGGGGATAAGCAAGTAGAAAAGATTGACGCTATTTCTACAGGCTCGTTAGGGTTGGATCTGGCTTTAGGGATTGGGGGCGTTCCAAAAGGCAGAATCATTGAAATTTACGGGCCAGAGTCAAGCGGGAAGACCACTTTAAGCTTGCATATTATTGCAGAATGCCAAAAAAATGGCGGCGTGTGTGCGTTTATTGACGCTGAGCATGCCCTAGATGTGCATTATGCTAAGAGATTGGGCGTGGATACGGAAAATTTACTCGTTTCCCAACCTGATACGGGCGAGCAGGCTTTAGAAATTTTAGAAACGATCACCAGAAGCGGAGGGATTGATTTAGTGGTGGTGGATTCTGTAGCGGCTCTTACGCCTAAAGCGGAGATTGATGGGGATATGGGCGATCAGCATGTGGGCTTGCAAGCAAGGCTTATGAGCCATGCGTTAAGAAAAATCACCGGTGTCTTGCACAAGATGAACACTACTTTAATCTTTATCAATCAAATCAGAATGAAGATTGGCATGATGGGTTATGGGAGTCCAGAGACCACAACCGGGGGTAATGCTTTAAAATTCTATGCGAGCGTTAGGATTGATATTAGAAGAATCGCGGCTTTAAAACAAAACGAACAGCATATCGGCAATAGGGCTAAAGCCAAAGTGGTTAAAAATAAAGTCGCTCCACCCTTTAGAGAAGCGGAATTTGACATCATGTTTGGGGAGGGGATTTCTAAAGAGGGCGAAATCATTGATTATGGCGTGAAATTAGACATTGTGGATAAGAGTGGGGCATGGCTTAGCTACCAGGATAAAAAACTAGGGCAAGGCAGAGAAAACGCTAAAGCCTTATTGAAAGAAGATAAAGCCCTAGCGAATGAAATCACTCTTAAGATTAAAGAGAGTATTGGCTCTAATGAAGAGATCATGCCCTTACCGGATGAGCCTTTAGAAGAAATGGAATAG